From a single Nostoc sp. MS1 genomic region:
- a CDS encoding polysaccharide deacetylase family protein, producing MQFAPLFPIIHRILQPSFPSCLWNGEPTTKAIALTFDDGPHPQYTPELLAVLDRYNITASFFWLGACVNRNPSIAKAICDRGHWIGLHGYDHRSFPMLSPIELKDSLEKTQAAIYDACDLPAEKVRDVRPPNGLFTPKTLNLLQQWKYRPVMWSVVPEDWVRPGVKEVVQRVLKQVQNGSLIVLHDGACGGQEVAATIQLLIPHLLEQGYQFITVDVFWRQLETL from the coding sequence ATGCAGTTTGCGCCTCTGTTCCCCATTATTCATCGGATTCTTCAGCCAAGTTTCCCTAGTTGTCTTTGGAATGGAGAACCTACTACCAAAGCGATCGCTTTAACTTTTGATGATGGCCCCCATCCGCAATACACCCCAGAATTATTAGCAGTTCTAGATCGCTACAACATCACTGCTAGTTTTTTTTGGTTGGGTGCTTGTGTTAACCGTAACCCTAGTATTGCCAAAGCAATCTGCGATCGCGGTCATTGGATAGGCTTACACGGTTACGACCATCGCTCCTTTCCCATGCTATCGCCCATCGAACTCAAAGACAGTCTAGAAAAAACCCAGGCTGCTATCTATGATGCTTGTGATCTCCCGGCGGAAAAAGTGCGTGATGTCAGACCACCCAACGGGTTATTTACACCCAAAACCTTAAACCTATTGCAGCAGTGGAAATATCGTCCAGTCATGTGGAGTGTTGTTCCTGAAGATTGGGTCAGACCCGGAGTCAAAGAAGTAGTACAGCGAGTTCTCAAGCAAGTGCAGAACGGCTCATTAATTGTGCTACATGATGGTGCTTGTGGTGGACAAGAAGTAGCCGCAACAATTCAACTATTGATCCCACATCTGCTAGAACAAGGCTACCAATTTATAACTGTTGATGTTTTTTGGCGACAATTAGAAACTTTGTAA
- a CDS encoding helix-turn-helix transcriptional regulator, with translation MKKKPKPRIALLREKAGLTQLELSRLVGVTESTIQNWESGRTGTDHIERIIRFCKALNCQVEDLIEYKDELTEEFVTKPTSLNDIHHLLGTEEATSTSRFEAGYSQHPKAPEISF, from the coding sequence GTGAAAAAAAAGCCAAAACCAAGAATCGCATTATTGCGGGAAAAAGCAGGATTAACTCAGTTGGAACTGTCTCGTCTTGTTGGTGTGACTGAAAGCACTATTCAAAACTGGGAAAGTGGCCGGACTGGAACAGACCATATTGAAAGAATTATTAGGTTTTGTAAAGCCTTGAATTGTCAAGTAGAAGACCTGATTGAGTATAAAGATGAATTAACAGAGGAATTTGTCACTAAACCAACTTCTCTAAATGACATTCATCATCTGTTAGGAACTGAAGAGGCGACCTCAACCAGCCGTTTTGAGGCTGGATACTCTCAACATCCAAAAGCACCAGAAATCAGTTTCTAG